In the genome of Candidatus Delongbacteria bacterium, the window ACCTGCGTGGACATTTCCACCAAGGCCGCGATCAAGGAAATGGTGATGCCGGGCCTGCTGGCCGTGCTGACTCCGCTCTTCTTCGGTCTGGTGCTGCACGAGAAGGAAATGCTGGGCGGCGTGCTGGCGGGGGTCACCGTGACCGGCGTGCTGCTGGCCATGTTCATGTCCAACGCGGGCGGCGCCTGGGACAACGCCAAGAAGCACATCGAGGGCGGGCATTTCGGAGGCAAGGGCAGCGAGGCCCACAAGGCCGCCGTCACGGGTGACACGGTGGGCGATCCCTTCAAGGATACCGCCGGTCCCAGCCTCAACATCCTGATCAAGCTGATGTCGATCGTCAGCCTGGTGATCGCCCCCCTCCTGTAGTCTCCCGGGAGATTCGGGTGGGGCGTTGCGCGATCGGAACTGATTTTCTACACTGACAGGCTTCCGCCGGAGGGTCCGGACGGAACCAGCTCTTTCCCGCATTCTCCGAATCGGCCCCTGGCGGATTCATGACGGCGGGCACAGTCCACGAGGAGCACGCATGTTGAGCAATTACGAGATCACGTTCATCGTCGAACCCAACTACGACGAAGAACGGATCAACGGGGTGGTCGGCAAGTTCACCGAGTTCATCAAGAACAACGGTGGCGATGTCGGCCGCATCGACCGGATGGGGAAGAAGCGCCTGGCCTATTCCATTGGCAAGCGCCAGTACGGCTACTACGTCTACACGGAAGTGAAGATGCCCGGTGCCGCCGTCAGCCCTCTGAATCGCTGGTTCGCACTCTCCGAGGACATCTTCCGCCACCTGGTGGTGGTGATGACCGAACGGGACATCAAGTTCAAGCAGATCACTCAGGAGATCTACAAGAAGGAGATGGAGCAGCGCAACGCCAGCACGCGTCCCACGCGACCCGCGCGCCCCGGTGGCCCCGGCGGACGTCGTTCGGACGAAAACGCAAGCTCGGAGGAATAGGACATGGCAAGCTATTCGTACAAGAAGCGGATCTGCCGGTTCAAGGAATCCGGCGTCAAGTACATCGATTACATGGATGAGAAGCGTCTGATCCGCTTCCTGACCGAGGGCGGCAAGATCATTCCGCGCCGTGTCTCCGGAACCAGTTCCAAGTACCAGCGCATGCTGGCCCGGGCAATCAAGCGGGCCCGCCACCTGGCGCTGCTGCCCTACGTGGCGGACAACCCCAGCTAAGGAAGAGCGGTCCGATGAAAATCATCCTTCGCAGTGAAATCGAACACCTGGGCAAGGTGGGAGACATTGTCTCCGTGAAGCCCGGATACGCACGCAATTACCTCATGCCCCAGGGTCTGGCCTATCTGGCCGATCGTGGCAGCCTGAAGCGTTTCGAGGACGAGAAGCGCCAGCTGTTGAGTGCGGCCGAACGTGAAATGGCCAAGGCCGAAGCCCTCAAGGCGCGCCTCGAAGCCGGAAGCTATGTCGCCAAGGTCAAGGTGGGCAACGAAGGCCGTCTCTACGGCAGCGTGACCAACCACCAGATCGCCGACCTGGTTCACGAGGCGGGCTTCGATATCGAACGCCGGAACATCGTTCTGGAACGTCCGGTGAAGACTCTGGGTACGCACGATGTCCACGTGAAGCTCTACGGCAGCATGCATGCCGTGATCAAGCTGATCGTGATGGACATGGAAGCCGAAGTCAAGGCGGCCATCGAAGCGGAAATCGCCGCCATCGAAGCCGCCGAAGAAGCCGAGCGCGTTGCCCGTCAGGCTGCCCGCCAGGCTGCAGCGAATGGCGAAGACGAGGACGGCCAGGACGAGGACAACTAGTCCCGTTCCGGTTCTCCACCCGTCTTCTGGAAGAGTGGAGGGGACCATGATCGAGATCAGCACATCCGCAGTGGCCCAGGTGAAACGCCTGATGGCCGAAGAAGCTGGCGCGACCGGCTTGCGGGTGGGAGTCAAAGGCGGTGGTTGCAGCGGCATGTCCTACGTACTGGACTTTGTGGCGGCACCCTCCGACAACGACAAGATCTTCGAGAACGATGGCGTCAGGCTGTTCGTCGACCCCAAGTCCTACCTCTATCTGAACGGTACCACCCTGGACTGGTCCGGGGGACTGAATGGCAAGGGGTTCGTCTTCAACAATCCCAACGCCACGCGTACCTGCGGCTGCGGCGAGAGCTTCAGCGTCTGAGAGACCCGATCGAATCCTGACACATGCCGCCTTCGGGCGGCATGTGTTTTTGTACCCCTCCCACCATCGCCTGACTCTGACCAAGGGCGGCAGATTCTTCCAGCCGTGCCACCCCCCGGCCTTTCACCCTCCTGAATCGCTCCAGTTTCCCACGGACCTGCCGATGGATTGGCGGACCCGTGTCTCAACGGGGTCCACCAAGGAGGTCCCGATGCAGATCACACCCCCGACACCGGCTCCACCGGAACGCTGGAAACGCTTCAAGGAGCGCCAGAAGCGGCGGAATCAGGAACAGCATTCCTTCAGGCAGCAGGACCAGGGCGACAAACCGCACAAGGCACCGCAGGGCACCCGGGAGCGGGGTGGGGAACTGGATACCGTCGCCTGAAGGGGAATTCTTTGCATCGTCCGATGGGGCAGGTAGGTCCGAATTGCCTGCCCTTCACACAGGAAGGGGCGCTGCGCACAGCTTTCTGTCTGGTCAACGCCAGAATAAACAGCATGTTCCAAGTATGCCTGGACTGACAGGATCCTGAATCCGCAGTTGTCACGGTACTTGCATTCCAGTGACGTCGGCCCGCGTTGACAGCGGTCCGGAAAGACCGAGGAGAATCCATGTCCACCTCATCCACATCAGCCATCAGCGGCGTCGCAACCGGCATCGACTGGCGCGCCACCGTGGACTCCCTGATGCAGATCGAGGGCCAGCGCGTCACGATGCTGCAGAACAGCCAGGAGCAGAGTCGCCAGCAGATGGCGGCCTGGCGCGGGCTGAATGACAAGTTCACCAGCTTCCAGTCCCTGCTGGACGGCTACAAGGACACGGAAGACTTCCTCAGCAAGGCGGTCAGCTCGTCCAATTCGGATATCCTCACCGCCACCGCGACCACGGGAGCGGTCACGGGCAACTATTCCATTGAAGTGGACCAGCTGGCCACCAGCTCGCGCATGATCCATGGCGGCTTCGCCGACATCAACAGCACGGCCGTGAACACCTCCGGAGGCGCGCAGAACTTCGTGTACACCTACGGAACCGGTGGGGACATGCAGACCATCACCCTGAGTGTGCCCGATGGAACCACTCTTGCCTCGCTGAAGGACCTGATCAACCGGGACAGCAACAACCCTGGAGTCAAGGCGACTCTGATCAACGATGGCTCGGGCAGTGCCACGGCTTATCACCTGGTCATGAGCAGCACCAACACGGGCACGGGGTCCGTGCTCGCCATGGACGATGCCGCGACGACACTCGGTGATGGCTCACAATGGGACACCGCGGCCTACAGTGATGTGACCAGTGGAGTGAATGCCCGGATCCGGGTCAACGGCTTCCCGTCCGGCAGCTGGATCGAAAGCCAGAGCAATACCGTGAGCGATGTGATCGACGGTGTGACATTCACCCTCAAGACCACCACGACCACCGAACCCGTGACACTGACGGTCAATGAGGACACGGCCACGGTGAAGGGCAAGATCGTGGGCTTCGTGAATGCCTACAACTCGATCCAGGATCAGATCACCCAGCTGAGCAGTTACGACGCCGCCACCGAAACCCGTGGTCTGCTCTTCGGAGACGCCTCACTGCAGCAGATGAAGCGCAGTCTGCAGGCACTGACCAATCGCAGCATCACGGGCGACTCGAGCAATACCTTCACCAACATGAGCCAGCTGGGGCTGACCAGTGGCACCTCCGGACGGCTGTCGATCAACAACGACAAGCTGGATGCGGCCCTCGACGAGCATTTCGACGATGTGGGCCGGTTGTTCTCCTTCACCAGCACATCCACGAGCAATGCGGTCTCATTCTTCACGCGCGAGGAACGGACGGAAACCGGTGATGTGGCGATCAGTGTGGTCTACAATGCCAGTGGGCAGCCCACATCGGCGACGTTCAACGGAGTCGCTGCCACTCTGGAAGGTCAGTTCATCGTGGGGGCCGAGGATGGACCCTTCTCCGGTCTGCGACTGCTGTTCAACGATCCCGGAGATGGGGGCGGCACCATCAATTCCACCCTCAGCATGTCGCCGGGCATCTCCGCCAGCTTCACTCGCGTGCTGGACACCATCACCAATGAAGACTACGGCAATCTCCAGTACCAGACCGACCGGCTGGAAACGACGATCGAACGATACGACGACACCATTCGGGACCAGCAGCGCCGATTGACCCAGATCCGGGCCAAGTACGAACGACAGTACCTGGCCATGGAAGAGGCCATCAGCCGCTACCAGTCCCAGGGAAACTATCTGAGCAGTCAGCTTTCATCTCTCTGACACCGCCTTCCGGCGCAGTGCCGGAAGCCTGCCTGAAAGGACATCCGATGGCAACGGACACCCGAGCCCGCCAGTACAATCACACCAGCGTTCATACGGCTGACCGTGGCAAGCTGCTGCTGATGGTGTACGATGTGGCGATCGGCTCCCTGCTGGACGCGCAGAAATCCATGAATGACAAGGATTTCCAGCAGAAAGGCCAGCACATGGATCGCGCCCTGCGCGCCATTGCCGAGCTGCGCAAGTCGCTGGACATGGAGAAGGGGCAGGAAATCGCCCGCAGCCTCGAGCGCCTCTATGAATTCATGATGCATCGGATGACCGAGGCCAACTTCAACAATCAGGCCGATCATCTGGATGTGGTGGTCAACATTCTGCAGGACCTGCGGGAAACCTGGGGCCAGGTGGTGCAGCAGCATGCCAGCGAGTCCCCTGAGCAGACCGCGGTGGCCGCGCCCCGTGCCGGGTTCCTGGCATGATCGCGCCCTCGTCGCAGCTGGGTGCCAGCATGCAGCTCAGGGCCTACCGCCCCGATCTGGCCGCTCGCCCCGCTTCACCGGGCAATGCCCCGGATCCAACGTCCAGAACGGCGCCCCAGGAGACCGACGAGCGGACTCCCGAGCCAGCGGCGGACAGCCGCAAAGGGTTGCGACTGGATGTTTACGGTTGATTCGCTTGCACCGTTGAACTGGCATTGCCCTTGCAATGAACCGGTCATCATCAGGAGGTTCTCAGATGCAGATCCAGGACGGCGCCTCGAACACGATCCAGCAACGGATCCAGCGGGCCCAGATCGAAACCCGCTATCAGAACAGCAAACAGCTTGATTCCATTGGAAATAGCCATCAGGGAGAGCAGGTGGAAATCAGCAGCACCGCCCGGGACCTGGGGCGTCTGATGGGCAGCCTGCGGGAAGAAGCCGCGCGGCTCCCCGATGTGCGCCCGGAAAAGATTGCCGAAGCTCAGGCAAGGATCTCCAGTGACTGGTATTCCCGTCCCGAGGTTCTGGATGCTCTGGGCGACAGTCTCAGCTCCAGCCCGATGGCACGGGTCGCCGCGCGCGAGGTCGGCCAGCAGGCACCCGCGGACCCCACCGGCTACCGCCCCGAACTGATGCAGGAAGTGAGCGACAAGCTGCGATCCGGCTTCTATTCGGATTCGGAGGTGATGGGCTTCGTCGCGGATCGCCTCAGCGATATCTACGGAATCCAGTAGGCGGGGGCAAAGCCTCAAGTCACTGTTGAAGCCATTTCACAACGATCCGCGCCCTGGATTCATTCCTTGGCGCGGATTGCTGTTTCGTGGAAATTTCTTGCTCTTCTGATGTTTGATTGTTAATTCTTCGGGCCAGACAATTTCGTCAGCAATGAACCGGCGTGCCGGTACGATAAATCTGCCTGGGTCCGCGTGCGGACCAAATCCGATAGTCGAATCACCACCCCGCCTGGCGGGATTCCGTGGTGAGGGAAAGGAGGGGCGACCACCGCGCGGTGGTCGCCTTTTTTCATCTCCCGCGATTCGACCCGACAGGCAATGAGCCGTGCATGGTCGGCGGCACCGCCCACCTTGGATGGCTTGGCAGCATGCGCTATTTTCGGGCTCCTGTCACCACCCGAGCCGAGGTCCCCCGTGTTGGAAGTCGAGATCAACGAAGTCACGTTCAACCCCAGCAGCAAGAGCTACATGGTGATCCTGCGCCAGAAGGACGCGGATCGGTGGTTGCCGATCTACATCGGTCCCGGCGAGGCGCAGACCATCACCTTCAACATGCGGCACTCGCAGTATCCGCGACCGATGACCTTCGACCTGATCCAGACCCTGATCGAGAAGCTGGGTGGAGTGGTGAGCCGCGTGCTGATTTCCCAGCTCAAGGACGACACCTTCTTCGCCGAGATCGACCTGATCAAACCCGATGGGGAAGTGGTCACCCTGGATACCCGCCCCTCCGATGCGATCCCGCTGGCACTCAAGTTGCGTCTGCCGATCTACATGAACGACGACGTGATGCAGGCGGCCGGGCACGATGGCTATCCCCGGATGATCTCCCTTGAAGAGCGCATCAGTCATCTGGAACGGGAACTGGGCAAGGCGGTGGAAGCCGAGGACTACGAGCACGCCGCCGAATTGCGCGACCAGATCAAACAGTTTCGCACCCTTCAGGGTGGCGACAGATCCGACAAGGCCTGAGAGTTCCGATGCCGGACACCCGGGTTTCCCCCGATCAGCATCCATTGTATACCGACCCCGTCTTCAGCTGGAACGGGCAGGGGTACTGTGCGCAGAATGACGCCGCCCGACGCCTGGACACCTGGTTCCAGCAGGAAGGCCTCGACCGCGAAGCCATCCTCAGCAATCCCGAACTGCCGGCCCGCCGGGTGGAAATCGCGCCCGGCGAGGGGCTGCTGCTGCTCTGTGAAGCCCCGCTGCAGCAGCGCATGCTGGAACAGCAGGCAAGTTTCGGACGGCTGGCGGCGGGCTTCGTGCACAATCTGAACAACCCACTGAATGCGCTGGGCGGGCTGATCCAGTTGCTTCAGATGAAATCGGGCGAGAGCCGCGACCTGGAAAAGATGGAACGCCAGCTGGACAACCTGACCGCGCTGGTGCGCTGCTGCGGCGAACGCTACCGCAAGCTGCATTCGCGCACCGAGGGGCGCTCGCTGGCCTGGGAGCGGATCATCAACCAGGAACTTGAGTTCTACTGGGCCGATGGTGTGCTCAAGCATCAGGTCGATTCCCGGGTGGAAGTCCCGCCCGAAGCTCTGGCACCACTGGACTTCGGCGATGCCAGCTGGCTCTTCGACCGCCTGCTGGAAGCCATGATCGGCTGCATCGAGGGGCGCGGCAGCCACACGCTCACGATCCGACTCGAGCAGGGCTGGCCCCGGCTGGAGCTGGCGGGCGAGCAGGCCTGGGATCGCGACCGTGCCCTCAGCCGCTTCGTCGACGGAAGGCTTCAGGAAATGCTGCGCGAACACCGACGCGAACTGCGCTGCACCACCGGAGCCGACAGCATCACCTTGTATACACAGGAACTGGATTGATGGAACACAACGACCGCAACGACCAACTGTTCCAGGGGCTGGTCTTCCAGTATCAGCAAATGACCATGATGGCCCTGGGCAAGATCAGCCGTCCCGAGGGCGGCATCCAGAGCAACCTCGAAGAAGCATCGCTCTACATCGACCTGCTGGCCATGATCGAAGAGAAAACCCGGGGAAACCTGAGTGGCCCCCTGCATCGCTTCATCACCCAGACCCTGCAGGATCTGCGGCTGAACTTCGTGGACGAGACCCAGCGCGCGCGTGCCGCCGCCAACGGCTCTCCCGACGAGTCGGACGCGGAATCCGGTGACACACCCCAGGGCTGAAGGCCCTTGGGTCCCCAACGGGGCCGCGTCGCCCGCCCTGCGGATGGCGACGCGGCCCCGGCATGTTTTCAGCCGGCATTCCCTCCGAAGCCGGCCCAAGGAGGCACCATGAGCCAATTGATGAAATCCATCTCCGGAATCCGCGGGGTGGTGGGCGACGGACTTGATCCCGAGCAGTGCGCACGCTTCGCGGCCGCATTCGGCAACTACTGCGAAGGCGGAACCGTGGTGCTCGGGCGTGATACCCGGCCCACGGGGGAGATGGTGCGCCAGGCCGTGATTGCCGGCCTGATGGCCACCGGCTGCACGATCGTGGACGTGGGCGTGGTGCCCACTCCCACCGTGGCGATCATGGTCGAGGAACTGGGCGCCGACGGCGGCATCTGCATCACGGCCAGCCACAACCCGATCCAGTGGAACGCGCTCAAGTTCTTCCATCGTGACGGACTCTTTCTGGATCCGGCCCAGGCCGCACGCCATCTGGAACTGGCCGAGAAAGGCCCGAGCTACGCCGACTGGTCGCGCATGGGCAGCCTGAGCCTGCGCGAGGACGCGCTCGAGATCCATGTGAACCGGATTCTGGCGCTGGATCTGCTGGACGTGCCCGCCCTGCGCAAGCGCAACTTCCGGGTCGCCCTGGACTGCGTCAACGGCGCCGGCAGCGCCATGCTGCCACACTTGCTGCAGGAGCTGGGCTGCGATGTGGTCAAGATCGGCTGCGACGGCAGCGGGCGTTTCTTCCGCGAGGCGGAACCCACGCCCGAGAACATCACCGAACTGAGCCGCGTGGTGGCCGAAGGCGGCTTCGATCTGGGCTTTGCCGTGGACCCCGACGCCGACCGCCTGGCCCTCGTGGATGCCAAAGGCGTGCCCCTGGGCGAAGAGCAGACTCTGGCGCTCTGCGCCCGCTTCGTGCTGGCCCATCGCAAGGGCCCCGTGGCGGTCAATGTGTCCAGCAGCGCGATCATGGACGATGTCTGCGCCGAAGCCGGCGTGCCCCTGCATCGTACACGCGTGGGCGAGATCAATGTCAGC includes:
- the rpsF gene encoding 30S ribosomal protein S6; this translates as MLSNYEITFIVEPNYDEERINGVVGKFTEFIKNNGGDVGRIDRMGKKRLAYSIGKRQYGYYVYTEVKMPGAAVSPLNRWFALSEDIFRHLVVVMTERDIKFKQITQEIYKKEMEQRNASTRPTRPARPGGPGGRRSDENASSEE
- a CDS encoding 30S ribosomal protein S18 — translated: MASYSYKKRICRFKESGVKYIDYMDEKRLIRFLTEGGKIIPRRVSGTSSKYQRMLARAIKRARHLALLPYVADNPS
- a CDS encoding 50S ribosomal protein L9 — encoded protein: MKIILRSEIEHLGKVGDIVSVKPGYARNYLMPQGLAYLADRGSLKRFEDEKRQLLSAAEREMAKAEALKARLEAGSYVAKVKVGNEGRLYGSVTNHQIADLVHEAGFDIERRNIVLERPVKTLGTHDVHVKLYGSMHAVIKLIVMDMEAEVKAAIEAEIAAIEAAEEAERVARQAARQAAANGEDEDGQDEDN
- a CDS encoding iron-sulfur cluster assembly accessory protein, translating into MIEISTSAVAQVKRLMAEEAGATGLRVGVKGGGCSGMSYVLDFVAAPSDNDKIFENDGVRLFVDPKSYLYLNGTTLDWSGGLNGKGFVFNNPNATRTCGCGESFSV
- the fliD gene encoding flagellar filament capping protein FliD, with amino-acid sequence MSTSSTSAISGVATGIDWRATVDSLMQIEGQRVTMLQNSQEQSRQQMAAWRGLNDKFTSFQSLLDGYKDTEDFLSKAVSSSNSDILTATATTGAVTGNYSIEVDQLATSSRMIHGGFADINSTAVNTSGGAQNFVYTYGTGGDMQTITLSVPDGTTLASLKDLINRDSNNPGVKATLINDGSGSATAYHLVMSSTNTGTGSVLAMDDAATTLGDGSQWDTAAYSDVTSGVNARIRVNGFPSGSWIESQSNTVSDVIDGVTFTLKTTTTTEPVTLTVNEDTATVKGKIVGFVNAYNSIQDQITQLSSYDAATETRGLLFGDASLQQMKRSLQALTNRSITGDSSNTFTNMSQLGLTSGTSGRLSINNDKLDAALDEHFDDVGRLFSFTSTSTSNAVSFFTREERTETGDVAISVVYNASGQPTSATFNGVAATLEGQFIVGAEDGPFSGLRLLFNDPGDGGGTINSTLSMSPGISASFTRVLDTITNEDYGNLQYQTDRLETTIERYDDTIRDQQRRLTQIRAKYERQYLAMEEAISRYQSQGNYLSSQLSSL
- the fliS gene encoding flagellar export chaperone FliS; protein product: MATDTRARQYNHTSVHTADRGKLLLMVYDVAIGSLLDAQKSMNDKDFQQKGQHMDRALRAIAELRKSLDMEKGQEIARSLERLYEFMMHRMTEANFNNQADHLDVVVNILQDLRETWGQVVQQHASESPEQTAVAAPRAGFLA
- a CDS encoding flagellar biosynthesis anti-sigma factor FlgM; translation: MQIQDGASNTIQQRIQRAQIETRYQNSKQLDSIGNSHQGEQVEISSTARDLGRLMGSLREEAARLPDVRPEKIAEAQARISSDWYSRPEVLDALGDSLSSSPMARVAAREVGQQAPADPTGYRPELMQEVSDKLRSGFYSDSEVMGFVADRLSDIYGIQ
- a CDS encoding bifunctional nuclease family protein, giving the protein MLEVEINEVTFNPSSKSYMVILRQKDADRWLPIYIGPGEAQTITFNMRHSQYPRPMTFDLIQTLIEKLGGVVSRVLISQLKDDTFFAEIDLIKPDGEVVTLDTRPSDAIPLALKLRLPIYMNDDVMQAAGHDGYPRMISLEERISHLERELGKAVEAEDYEHAAELRDQIKQFRTLQGGDRSDKA
- a CDS encoding HAMP domain-containing histidine kinase, translating into MPDTRVSPDQHPLYTDPVFSWNGQGYCAQNDAARRLDTWFQQEGLDREAILSNPELPARRVEIAPGEGLLLLCEAPLQQRMLEQQASFGRLAAGFVHNLNNPLNALGGLIQLLQMKSGESRDLEKMERQLDNLTALVRCCGERYRKLHSRTEGRSLAWERIINQELEFYWADGVLKHQVDSRVEVPPEALAPLDFGDASWLFDRLLEAMIGCIEGRGSHTLTIRLEQGWPRLELAGEQAWDRDRALSRFVDGRLQEMLREHRRELRCTTGADSITLYTQELD
- a CDS encoding DUF1844 domain-containing protein, with the translated sequence MEHNDRNDQLFQGLVFQYQQMTMMALGKISRPEGGIQSNLEEASLYIDLLAMIEEKTRGNLSGPLHRFITQTLQDLRLNFVDETQRARAAANGSPDESDAESGDTPQG
- the glmM gene encoding phosphoglucosamine mutase; translation: MSQLMKSISGIRGVVGDGLDPEQCARFAAAFGNYCEGGTVVLGRDTRPTGEMVRQAVIAGLMATGCTIVDVGVVPTPTVAIMVEELGADGGICITASHNPIQWNALKFFHRDGLFLDPAQAARHLELAEKGPSYADWSRMGSLSLREDALEIHVNRILALDLLDVPALRKRNFRVALDCVNGAGSAMLPHLLQELGCDVVKIGCDGSGRFFREAEPTPENITELSRVVAEGGFDLGFAVDPDADRLALVDAKGVPLGEEQTLALCARFVLAHRKGPVAVNVSSSAIMDDVCAEAGVPLHRTRVGEINVSIEMRKSGAVIGGEGNGGVILPDLHLGRDAPVGLALVLQYMLENGIGLRALREELPTYQMVKEKVELGTLDGEAAVNALRERFADRPMDETDGLKFLQPDGRSWVQVRRSNTEPILRIFAEAPTREAASALVNELRAALPTGA